CCGAGCTGCCCGCCACCGTGACCACCAGCGCGTCGGCGGAGGGGACGGCGCCGAAGAACACCGCCCGCGCGCCGGCGGCCAGCTTGATGCCGGCCATGCCGCCACCGGCCCGGCCCTGGGGCCGGACCGCCGCGGCCGGGAAGTGCAGCAGCTGGGCGTCGCTGGAGATGAGCACCAGCTCGACGTCGGGGCTGCGCAGCTCGACCGCGCCGACGACGCGGTCGCCCGGCTCCAGCCGGATCACCTCCCAGGCGTCCTTGGCCAGCACCTCGGCGTTGACGCGCTTGACCACGCCGCCCGCGGTGCCCAGCGCCAGCCCGGGCGAGTCCGGCGACAGCGTGGTCAGCGCCAGGGGCTGCTCGTCGGGCTCCAGCGTGACCAGCTCGCTGACGTGCGTGCCGCCCTGCAGGTTGGGGGCGCTGGCCGTCGTCGGGACGGTGGGCAGGTCCAGGACGTTGACCCGGACGACCCGGCCGGCGCTGGTGACCAGGCCGACGTCGCCCCGGGCCGTGGCGAGGACCGTCGAGGCCACGACGTCGTGGTTGGTGCGGTCGCCGCCCTCGGGCAGCGGCTCGGCGTCGGCCGTCCGGGCCAGCAGACCCGTGGAGGAGAGCAGGACGCGGCAGGGGTCGTCGGCCACCTCGAGCGGGGCCGCGGTCGCCGTGGTCGCCACCCCGCTCGCGGCCAGCAGGATGGTCCGGCGGGGCGTGCCGTGCGCCTTGGCGATCGCGGCGAGCTCGTCGCCGACCAGGGAGCGGAGCCGGTCGGCGTCGTCCAGGATCGCGCTCAGCTCGGCGATCTCCGCGGTCAGGGCGTCCCGCTCGGTCTCCAGCTCGAGGGTGCTGAAGCGGGTGAGCCGGCGCAGCGGCATCTCGAGGATGTAGTTGGCCTGCAGCTCGCTGAGGTCGAACGCCTCGCGCAGCCGGGCACGGGCCGCGGCGGTGTCGTCGCTGCCGCGGATGATGGCGATGACGTCGTCGATGTCCAGGATGGCCAGGATGAGGCCCTGGACCAGGTGCAGCCGCTCCTCGGCCTTGCGGCGGGCGAAGGCGGTGCGGCGGCGGGTGACCTCGTAGCGGTGCTCGAGGAAGACGGTCAGCAGGTCGTGCAGGCTCAGCGTCCGCGGCTGCCCCTCGACCAGCGCCACCGCGTTGATGGCGAAGTTGTCCTCCATCTTCGTCAGCTTGTAGAGCTGCTCGAGCAGGGCCTCGGGGTTGAAGCCGTTCTTGACCTCGATGACCAGCCGGGTCCCGTTGGTGGACAGGTCGGTGAGGTCCTTGACGTCGGCGATGCCCTGCAGCTTGCGGGCGGTGACGAGGGTCTTGATCTGCTCGATCACCCGCTCCGGGCCCACCATGTAGGGCAGCTCGGTGACGACGATGCCCTTGCGGCGCGGGTGCACCTGCTCGATGCGGGCCGTGGCGCGGATGCGGAAGGAGCCCTTGCCCGTCCGGTAGGCGTCCCGGATCCCGTCGAGGCCGATGATCTTGCCGCCGCTGGGCAGGTCGGGTCCCGGGATGAACCGCATCAGGGCGTCGAGGTCGGCCTCGGGGTGCCTGATCAGGTGCCGCAGGGCCTGCACGACCTCGACGAGGTTGTGCGGCGCGCAGTTGGTCGCCATCCCGACGGCGATCCCGGAAGCGCCGTTGACCAGCAGGTTGGGGAACGCGGCGGGCAGGACGGTCGGCTCGACGTCCTTGCCGTCGTAGTTGGGCTTGAAGTCGACGGTGTCGGAGTCGAGGCCGTCGGTCATCGCGGCCGCGGCGGTGGCCATCCGGCACTCGGTGTAGCGCATGGCCGCCGGGCCGGAGTCCAGCGAGCCGAAGTTGCCGTGCCCGTCGACCAGCGGCAGCCGCATCGTCCACGGCTGGGCGGTGCGGACCAGGGCGTCGTAGATCGCGGTGTCGCCGTGCGGGTGGTAGAGACCCATCACCTGGCCGACGACGCGGGCGCACTTCACGTGGGCGCGGTCGGGCCGCACCCCCATCTCGTTCATCGAGTAGAGGATCCGCCGCTGGACCGGCTTGAGGCCGTCGCGGGCGTCCGGCAGGGCCCGGGAGTAGATGACCGAGTAGGCGTACTCGAGGAAGCTCGTCTGCATCTCCGAGGACACGTCGACGTCGAGGATGCGCTCGACGAAGTCGTCGTCCGGCGGCGGCGCGGTCCGGCTGCTACGCGCCATGGTTCGTCCCGTGCTGGTCCACGGGCCGATTCTGCCCGCCGCGGGCGGCTGTCCCGGACACCGCGCACACGGGCGGGACCCGTGTCGGCCCGCCGGCGGGGGCGCTAGCGTCGCGGGCGTGGACGAGACGACGGTGCCCGACGGCCTGCGCTTCGTGGCCGTCTCGCTGGACTGCGCCGACCCCGAGGAGCTGGCGGAGTTCTACCTCGGCCTGCTGGGCGGGCACCGGCGCTGGACCTCCGCGCGCAGCGTCGGGGTGCAGACCCCGGGCCTGCTGCTGGTGCCGCAGCGGGTCGAGGGCTACGTGCCGCCCACCTGGCCCGGGTCCCCCCTGGTGCACCTGGACCTCACGGCGGGCGCCGACCTGGACGGTCCGGTGCAGCGGGCGCTGGAGCTCGGCGCCGGGCTCGCCGCGGTGCAGCCCGACCCGCGCTGGACGGTGCTGCTGGACCCGGCGGGCCACCCGTTCTGCATCACGACGCTGGCCCCGGCGCCGGACGCGCCCTGAGCCGCGCCCCCGATCCCTGGCCTCGCACCCCCCGATCCCGGGGCTCGCACCCCCGACCCCTGAGCCTGTCGAAGGGCCTTCGACAGGCTCAGGCAGCGGGGGTCTTCGACGGGCTCAGGCCACGACGACCGCGGTCACCAGTCGTAGTCCGAGTCCCGGAACTCGCCGGGGGAGCGCCCGTCGCGGGCCTCCTCGGCCTCGCGCAGCTCGACGCGGCGGATCTTGCCGCTGATGGTCTTGGGCAGGTCGCTGAACTCCAGCCGCCGGACCCGCTTGTAGGGCGCCAGGTGCGCGCGGGCGTGGGCGAGGATCGAGCGGGCGGTGTCGGCGTCGGGCGCGTGGCCGGCGGCGAGGATGACGAAGGCCTTCGGGACGGCCAGCCGGATGTCGTCCGGCGCGGCGACGACGGCCGCCTCGGCGACGGCGGGGTGCTCGATCAGCACCGACTCCAGCTCGAAGGGGCTGATCTTGTAGTCGCTGGACTTGAACACGTCGTCGGCCCGGCCCACGTAGGTGAGGTAGCCGTCCTCGTCCCGGCTGACGACGTCGCCGGTGTGGTAGACGCCGCGGGTGAAGGACTCCTCGTTGAGCTCGTCGTCGAAGGTGTCCGCCGTGCGCTTGTAGCCCTTCATCAGCGCGACCGGCCGGGGGTCGAGGCGCAGGCACAGCTCGCCCTCGCGGGCGCTGACGTCGCCCGTGGCCGGGTCGAGCAGGACGACGTCGTAACCCGGCAGCGGGCGGCCCATCGAGCCGGTCTTGACCGCCGCGCCGGGCGGGTTGCCGACCTGCGCGGTGGTCTCGGTCTGGCCGTAGCCGTCGCGGACGGTCAGCCCCCAGGCGTCCCGGACCCGCTCGATGATCTCGGGGTTGAGCGGCTCGCCCGCGCTGAGCAGCTCGCGCAGCGTGGTCCGGGTGGCGGCGAGGTCGGTCTGCACGAGCATCCGCCAGACGGTCGGCGGCGCGCAGAACGTCGTCACCTGGCAGCGGACCAGGACCTCCAGCAGCGCCCGCGGGTCGAACCGCGCGTAGTTGTGCACCAGCACGGTCGCGCCCGCCAGCCACGGGGTGAAGAAGTTGCTCCAGGCGTGCTTGCCCCAGCCCGGGGAGGAGATGTTGAGGTGCACGTCGCCGGGCTTGAGGCCCATCCAGTACAGGGTCGAGAGGTGCCCGATCGGGTAGGACGTCTGGCTGTGCTCCACCAGCTTCGGCAGCGCCGTCGTGCCGGAGGTGAAGTAGAGCAGCACGGGGTCGTCGCCCTTGCTGATGCCGGGCAGGTGCCGGTCGGCGTGCCGGAAGTCCTCGACGCGGCGGTAGTC
The window above is part of the Friedmanniella luteola genome. Proteins encoded here:
- a CDS encoding VOC family protein, with amino-acid sequence MDETTVPDGLRFVAVSLDCADPEELAEFYLGLLGGHRRWTSARSVGVQTPGLLLVPQRVEGYVPPTWPGSPLVHLDLTAGADLDGPVQRALELGAGLAAVQPDPRWTVLLDPAGHPFCITTLAPAPDAP
- a CDS encoding DNA gyrase/topoisomerase IV subunit A — encoded protein: MARSSRTAPPPDDDFVERILDVDVSSEMQTSFLEYAYSVIYSRALPDARDGLKPVQRRILYSMNEMGVRPDRAHVKCARVVGQVMGLYHPHGDTAIYDALVRTAQPWTMRLPLVDGHGNFGSLDSGPAAMRYTECRMATAAAAMTDGLDSDTVDFKPNYDGKDVEPTVLPAAFPNLLVNGASGIAVGMATNCAPHNLVEVVQALRHLIRHPEADLDALMRFIPGPDLPSGGKIIGLDGIRDAYRTGKGSFRIRATARIEQVHPRRKGIVVTELPYMVGPERVIEQIKTLVTARKLQGIADVKDLTDLSTNGTRLVIEVKNGFNPEALLEQLYKLTKMEDNFAINAVALVEGQPRTLSLHDLLTVFLEHRYEVTRRRTAFARRKAEERLHLVQGLILAILDIDDVIAIIRGSDDTAAARARLREAFDLSELQANYILEMPLRRLTRFSTLELETERDALTAEIAELSAILDDADRLRSLVGDELAAIAKAHGTPRRTILLAASGVATTATAAPLEVADDPCRVLLSSTGLLARTADAEPLPEGGDRTNHDVVASTVLATARGDVGLVTSAGRVVRVNVLDLPTVPTTASAPNLQGGTHVSELVTLEPDEQPLALTTLSPDSPGLALGTAGGVVKRVNAEVLAKDAWEVIRLEPGDRVVGAVELRSPDVELVLISSDAQLLHFPAAAVRPQGRAGGGMAGIKLAAGARAVFFGAVPSADALVVTVAGSSAALPGTDAGAVKVTPFSEYPAKGRATGGVRCHRFLRGEDTLLLAWAGPAPALAAAASGAPVELPPADGRRDGSGAPSAQPIAAVASPRT
- a CDS encoding AMP-binding protein gives rise to the protein MPSLNRHLRAARDFLVKHRDDYDVAHAGFSWPELPLFNFATEWFDGLAEENPDGLALWVLEEDGSETRLTFRDLADRSVAVAQYLHHLGLRRGDRLLVVLGNVVPLWEVMLGAIRLGAVVIPATPQLSAADLADRVSRGDARMLVADHRDVDKFADLDLPLGRLVVGGDTVPDGWLDYRRVEDFRHADRHLPGISKGDDPVLLYFTSGTTALPKLVEHSQTSYPIGHLSTLYWMGLKPGDVHLNISSPGWGKHAWSNFFTPWLAGATVLVHNYARFDPRALLEVLVRCQVTTFCAPPTVWRMLVQTDLAATRTTLRELLSAGEPLNPEIIERVRDAWGLTVRDGYGQTETTAQVGNPPGAAVKTGSMGRPLPGYDVVLLDPATGDVSAREGELCLRLDPRPVALMKGYKRTADTFDDELNEESFTRGVYHTGDVVSRDEDGYLTYVGRADDVFKSSDYKISPFELESVLIEHPAVAEAAVVAAPDDIRLAVPKAFVILAAGHAPDADTARSILAHARAHLAPYKRVRRLEFSDLPKTISGKIRRVELREAEEARDGRSPGEFRDSDYDW